The Pseudomonas fluorescens genome includes a window with the following:
- a CDS encoding cysteine-rich CWC family protein, with amino-acid sequence MNKPDLCPACGGVNDCTLANPITVDRACWCYGVSIDPSVLEALPAELRDQSCLCPRCAQVQDQLQAKPRPIA; translated from the coding sequence ATGAATAAACCCGATCTTTGCCCGGCCTGCGGCGGCGTCAACGACTGCACCCTGGCCAATCCGATAACCGTCGACCGGGCCTGCTGGTGTTATGGCGTGAGTATCGATCCGTCCGTGCTGGAGGCCTTACCGGCCGAACTGCGCGATCAATCCTGCCTGTGCCCGCGCTGCGCCCAGGTCCAAGACCAGTTGCAAGCCAAGCCCCGGCCGATCGCGTAA
- a CDS encoding pseudouridine synthase, which yields MRVDRFLSNLPRFNRQQVRLLLVERRVRIDGQIVSDPHAQVREFSRVEVGDDVLQAGRPARYFMLHKPPGCVSATRDPQHPTVLDWLDEPDKDDLHIAGRLDFNTTGLMLITNDGSWSRRLTQPQTKLPKVYYVETEQTITAEYATTFAHGLYFAFEDLTTQPAELTLLGPKSARLSIVEGRYHQVKRMFGHFDNKVLRLHRERMGPLLLDANLEPGHYRALTPEEIRLI from the coding sequence ATGCGTGTTGACCGCTTCCTCAGTAATCTGCCGCGCTTCAATCGCCAACAGGTTCGACTGTTGCTGGTGGAGCGTCGGGTGCGGATCGATGGGCAGATCGTCAGCGATCCCCATGCGCAAGTGCGGGAGTTCAGCCGTGTCGAGGTCGGCGACGACGTGCTGCAAGCGGGCCGACCGGCGCGCTACTTCATGCTGCACAAACCACCCGGCTGCGTGAGCGCCACTCGCGATCCGCAACACCCCACCGTCCTCGACTGGTTGGACGAGCCAGACAAGGACGACCTGCACATCGCCGGACGCCTGGACTTCAACACCACCGGCCTGATGCTGATCACCAACGATGGCAGCTGGTCGCGGCGCCTGACCCAGCCGCAGACCAAATTGCCCAAGGTCTACTACGTCGAAACCGAGCAAACCATCACCGCCGAATACGCCACCACCTTCGCCCACGGCTTGTACTTCGCCTTCGAAGACCTCACCACTCAGCCCGCTGAGCTGACGTTGCTGGGGCCGAAATCAGCGCGACTGAGCATCGTCGAAGGGCGCTATCACCAGGTCAAGCGCATGTTCGGCCACTTCGATAACAAGGTGCTGCGCCTGCACCGTGAACGCATGGGGCCACTGCTGCTGGACGCCAACCTCGAGCCCGGTCACTACCGCGCCTTGACACCTGAAGAGATCCGTCTGATTTGA
- a CDS encoding alpha/beta fold hydrolase, with amino-acid sequence MRPEIAVLDIQGQYRVYTEFYRADAAQKTIILVNGSMATTASFAQTAKNLYPQFNVVLYDQPYAGKSKAHNRHETMLTKEVEGQILLELIDHFAAEHVLSFSWGGAATLTALAQRPRRIEKAVISSFSPVLNAPMRDYLERGVDYLSSLDGDRVGHLVNSTIGKHLPPLFKRFNYRHVSSLAEHEYGQMHFHISDVLHSDQLCYVNAAKKINVPVLFLNGEWDEYTAADDARLFADHVQYSSFSTLQATGHFLDMEHKAACRDSRNALLDFLKPAHHESRPRYNYVQDYHALAI; translated from the coding sequence ATGAGGCCAGAAATCGCTGTGCTGGATATACAGGGTCAGTATCGGGTTTACACGGAGTTCTATCGCGCAGACGCCGCACAAAAGACCATCATCCTGGTCAACGGCTCAATGGCCACCACCGCGTCGTTTGCACAGACCGCCAAAAACCTCTACCCGCAATTCAATGTTGTGCTGTACGACCAACCCTACGCGGGCAAGTCCAAAGCCCACAACAGGCATGAGACCATGCTGACGAAAGAGGTCGAAGGCCAGATCCTCCTGGAACTGATCGACCACTTCGCCGCCGAGCACGTGCTGTCGTTTTCCTGGGGCGGCGCCGCCACGCTGACCGCCCTGGCCCAGCGCCCACGGCGCATCGAAAAAGCCGTGATCAGCTCGTTCTCACCGGTACTCAATGCGCCGATGCGTGACTACCTGGAGCGCGGCGTGGATTACCTGAGCAGCCTGGACGGCGACCGTGTCGGACACTTGGTCAACAGCACCATCGGCAAACACTTGCCGCCGTTGTTCAAGCGTTTCAACTATCGCCACGTCAGCAGCCTGGCCGAGCACGAATACGGGCAGATGCACTTCCACATCAGCGATGTGCTTCACAGCGACCAGTTGTGCTACGTCAACGCGGCGAAAAAAATCAACGTGCCGGTGCTGTTCCTGAACGGCGAATGGGACGAATACACCGCGGCCGACGACGCCAGGCTTTTTGCCGATCATGTGCAGTACAGCAGCTTCAGCACACTGCAAGCCACCGGGCACTTCCTGGACATGGAACACAAGGCCGCCTGCCGCGACAGCCGCAACGCCCTGTTGGACTTCCTGAAACCGGCCCACCACGAAAGTCGACCACGCTACAACTACGTGCAGGACTACCATGCACTGGCTATCTGA
- a CDS encoding DUF3077 domain-containing protein, whose translation MNENTELKTIDYTPFNYSADRALFRVNGGFPIQEALERASDLCFLYLGRPLVSFIAQSPADAPTAAPPASSPYESQNCSGYHSHPAVSAAAQ comes from the coding sequence ATGAACGAAAACACTGAACTAAAAACCATCGACTACACCCCCTTCAACTATTCCGCTGATCGAGCGCTGTTCCGGGTCAACGGCGGATTCCCCATCCAAGAGGCACTGGAACGGGCGTCGGATCTTTGCTTTTTGTATCTTGGCCGCCCACTTGTGTCGTTCATTGCTCAGTCCCCGGCAGATGCCCCAACGGCAGCGCCCCCGGCGTCTTCACCGTATGAATCGCAAAATTGCTCCGGATATCACTCACACCCGGCAGTTTCAGCAGCCGCCCAGTGA
- a CDS encoding Lrp/AsnC family transcriptional regulator produces MKLDAFDRKILAALQRDGRLSNVQLAEEIGLSPSPCLRRVRMLEDAGVIRGYQAILDRDEVGLGLTIFVGVKVERHNDEQAEAFRQAVTALPEVISAFLVSGESDFLLQVVVPDLRAYDRFLTGRLLKLPGVSDIRSNFAIHTVKTPGALPLGHLPGTEQ; encoded by the coding sequence ATGAAACTGGATGCCTTCGACCGCAAAATCCTCGCCGCGCTGCAACGCGATGGTCGCCTGAGCAATGTGCAACTGGCCGAAGAAATTGGCTTGTCCCCGTCACCCTGCCTGCGCCGCGTGCGGATGCTCGAAGACGCCGGTGTGATTCGTGGTTATCAAGCCATTCTGGATCGCGACGAAGTGGGCCTTGGGCTGACGATTTTTGTCGGGGTCAAGGTTGAACGGCATAACGACGAACAAGCCGAAGCGTTTCGCCAGGCCGTTACGGCGTTGCCGGAAGTGATCTCGGCGTTTCTGGTATCAGGCGAATCGGATTTTCTATTGCAAGTGGTGGTGCCAGACCTGCGGGCCTACGACCGATTCCTCACTGGGCGGCTGCTGAAACTGCCGGGTGTGAGTGATATCCGGAGCAATTTTGCGATTCATACGGTGAAGACGCCGGGGGCGCTGCCGTTGGGGCATCTGCCGGGGACTGAGCAATGA
- a CDS encoding LysE family translocator, which translates to MAELWLFLMALMVVYVLPGPDMILLLQTGARQGKGAALATAVGLGVARGCHVALAALGLSALFKTAPWTFDAVRLAGAAYLLWIGFQCLRTTLLPSFEGAGVEAGKRRWYQAIRRGLLTNLLNPKALLFCSVLLPQFIDPQGGPVLGQFATLGVVLVSVGLLFDSAYALVGVALGRWLQRSPSAQRVQQWLFGSLLIGFAVRLTFVQQA; encoded by the coding sequence ATGGCAGAGCTCTGGTTGTTCCTGATGGCCTTGATGGTGGTGTATGTGCTGCCTGGGCCGGACATGATCCTGCTGCTGCAAACCGGTGCCCGCCAGGGCAAGGGCGCGGCGCTGGCGACGGCGGTGGGCCTGGGCGTTGCCCGGGGATGTCATGTCGCGCTGGCTGCATTGGGGCTTTCGGCATTGTTCAAGACCGCGCCCTGGACCTTTGATGCGGTGCGCCTGGCCGGGGCGGCCTATTTGTTATGGATCGGTTTTCAATGCCTGCGGACCACGTTGTTGCCGAGTTTTGAAGGAGCCGGTGTCGAGGCCGGAAAACGGCGTTGGTACCAGGCGATTCGGCGCGGTCTGCTGACCAATCTGCTCAACCCCAAGGCATTGTTGTTTTGCTCGGTGTTATTGCCGCAGTTCATCGATCCGCAGGGCGGGCCGGTGCTGGGACAGTTTGCGACCCTGGGCGTGGTGTTGGTCAGCGTGGGTTTGTTGTTCGATAGCGCCTACGCGCTGGTAGGTGTCGCGCTTGGGCGCTGGCTTCAACGCTCGCCTTCGGCCCAGCGTGTTCAGCAATGGTTGTTTGGGAGTCTTTTGATTGGGTTTGCGGTGCGGCTGACGTTTGTGCAGCAGGCCTAG
- a CDS encoding helix-turn-helix domain-containing protein, with product MNIKPIRNQDDLNAAFARIEQLWGADVGSAEGDELEILALLIEKYEDEHYPMPPSDPIEAIKFRMDQQGLTARDLEPFLGSSGRVSEVLNRKRKLSLAMIKRLHDGLRIPYESLLADVA from the coding sequence ATGAACATCAAACCCATTCGCAACCAAGATGATCTGAATGCAGCCTTTGCGCGCATCGAGCAACTCTGGGGGGCTGACGTCGGTTCGGCTGAAGGCGATGAGCTGGAAATCCTTGCCTTGCTGATCGAAAAATATGAGGACGAGCACTACCCAATGCCGCCTTCCGATCCAATTGAGGCCATCAAATTCCGGATGGATCAGCAAGGCTTGACCGCGCGCGACTTGGAACCGTTCCTCGGTTCGAGCGGGCGTGTATCTGAAGTGCTGAACCGCAAACGCAAACTGAGTCTGGCGATGATTAAACGCCTTCACGATGGATTGCGAATCCCTTATGAGAGCCTTTTGGCGGACGTTGCCTAA
- a CDS encoding type II toxin-antitoxin system HicB family antitoxin: MLYPIAIFMGDDKHAWGVEVPDIPGCFSAGDDLDEAMAMAREAIEGHFEILAEDGSPIPPANTVTLHAANPKYAGCTWALVDIDVTKYLGKAQKLNITLPGYLLNRIDEYVLHHPEEKSRSGFLASAALKVLQQGR, translated from the coding sequence ATGCTTTACCCGATTGCGATTTTCATGGGCGATGACAAGCACGCCTGGGGGGTTGAAGTGCCGGATATCCCAGGGTGTTTTTCCGCAGGCGACGACCTCGACGAGGCCATGGCAATGGCGCGTGAGGCCATTGAGGGACATTTTGAAATTCTGGCTGAAGACGGCTCGCCGATTCCGCCGGCCAACACCGTTACCTTGCACGCCGCCAATCCGAAATATGCCGGCTGCACCTGGGCACTGGTGGACATTGATGTGACCAAGTACCTGGGCAAGGCGCAGAAGCTCAACATCACGTTGCCAGGCTATCTGCTGAATCGCATTGATGAATACGTGCTGCACCATCCTGAAGAGAAGAGCCGCTCCGGCTTCCTGGCTTCGGCAGCGCTGAAGGTGTTGCAACAAGGCCGGTGA
- a CDS encoding low affinity iron permease family protein has protein sequence MAFAKIAQKLALWAGSPKTFLGAIVLLALWAASGPFFGFNDTWQLIINTSTTIITFLMVFLIQNTQNRDTDILHLKVDELLRATKDAQNAMLGLESLDLKQLEALRKHYQDMGKDEAKSLDGLEQKNKIDLNQC, from the coding sequence ATGGCGTTCGCAAAAATCGCTCAAAAACTGGCCCTCTGGGCGGGGAGCCCCAAGACATTCCTGGGGGCCATCGTGTTGTTGGCACTGTGGGCAGCCAGCGGACCTTTCTTCGGTTTCAACGACACCTGGCAATTGATCATCAACACCTCGACCACCATCATCACCTTCCTCATGGTGTTCCTGATCCAGAATACGCAGAACCGCGATACGGACATCCTGCATCTCAAGGTCGACGAATTATTGCGGGCGACCAAGGATGCACAGAACGCAATGCTCGGCCTCGAGTCGCTGGACCTCAAGCAACTGGAAGCGCTGAGAAAGCACTACCAGGACATGGGCAAAGACGAGGCCAAGAGCCTTGACGGCTTGGAACAAAAAAACAAAATCGACCTGAACCAGTGCTGA
- a CDS encoding DUF4142 domain-containing protein: protein MSRMASFFRTTSVVVLMGLGANSAWAQSPAEFINDASAKGMADIETSRMAHGKAESREVKDYTIMVINDRTTANQHLAKIAKKLDLPVAPREEVADKAKALMPQVKEGESFEAAYAATQVKATEEAIAQIQQQAQTTEVPEIKAFADETLPKLQTHLEMARALQASR from the coding sequence ATGAGCCGTATGGCCAGTTTTTTTCGCACCACCAGTGTTGTCGTGTTGATGGGCCTGGGCGCCAACAGTGCCTGGGCCCAATCGCCTGCCGAATTCATCAACGATGCTTCCGCCAAAGGCATGGCCGACATCGAGACAAGTCGCATGGCCCACGGAAAAGCCGAATCCAGGGAGGTCAAGGACTACACCATCATGGTGATCAACGACCGCACCACGGCCAATCAACACTTGGCGAAGATCGCCAAGAAGCTCGACTTGCCTGTCGCCCCCCGGGAGGAGGTGGCTGACAAGGCCAAGGCCCTGATGCCGCAGGTCAAGGAAGGCGAGTCGTTCGAGGCTGCGTATGCCGCCACCCAGGTCAAGGCCACCGAGGAGGCCATCGCGCAGATCCAGCAGCAGGCCCAGACCACCGAAGTGCCGGAGATCAAGGCGTTTGCCGACGAAACCCTGCCCAAGTTGCAGACCCATCTCGAAATGGCCAGGGCGCTGCAGGCCAGCCGTTGA
- a CDS encoding sensor domain-containing protein, with protein MDTRSSAPLASYIDLLLDAVCAVDGQGRFVFVSAACEQIFGYTPQELIGQLMIDLVHPADRQRTLEAAREIMDGEPKLNFENRYVRKDGRVVHILWSARWSPADQLRIAVARDITERKQAESRQAALYAISEAAHAAADLLALFKRIHLIIGEWLPALNFSVALYDEQCSQLNFPYHVDDREGQPELPGTVTGRLCAEVIRSGQPILLTPGCNDLPPGFDDLVARPDAPCWLGVPLNSQSGTIGALIVKSAPDNVRYTEQDKELLQYVCAQITVAIERKQLHARLQHMAQYDQLTQVPNRELLRERFKCALATARAASGRMALLYIDLDRFKQINDTYGHGVGDMLLQAVANRLKGCIRDTDTVARIGGDEFVVLLHSIQALADAQRVQEKIRHALAQPLRLDGHCLSIEPSIGVACFPDHGTEDVALFRHADEAMYAAKRQNHRAFGI; from the coding sequence ATGGACACTCGAAGTTCCGCGCCGCTGGCCAGCTACATCGATCTTCTGCTGGACGCCGTGTGTGCCGTCGACGGCCAAGGGCGTTTCGTGTTCGTCAGCGCTGCCTGCGAACAGATCTTTGGCTACACGCCGCAGGAACTGATCGGCCAGCTAATGATCGACCTGGTGCATCCCGCCGACCGCCAGCGGACCCTTGAGGCGGCGCGGGAGATCATGGATGGCGAGCCCAAGCTCAATTTCGAGAACCGCTACGTGCGCAAGGATGGGCGGGTGGTGCACATCCTGTGGTCGGCGCGCTGGTCGCCGGCGGACCAACTGCGCATTGCCGTGGCCCGAGACATCACCGAACGCAAGCAGGCCGAGTCCCGACAGGCGGCGTTGTATGCGATTTCCGAGGCGGCCCATGCCGCGGCAGACCTGTTGGCGCTGTTCAAGCGCATCCACCTGATTATTGGCGAGTGGCTGCCGGCGCTGAATTTCTCGGTGGCGCTGTATGACGAACAATGTTCGCAGCTGAACTTCCCCTATCACGTCGATGATCGGGAAGGGCAGCCCGAGTTGCCAGGCACGGTCACTGGGCGTTTGTGCGCCGAGGTGATTCGCAGCGGCCAGCCGATCCTGCTGACGCCTGGTTGTAACGACTTGCCGCCGGGGTTCGATGACCTTGTAGCGCGGCCGGACGCGCCGTGTTGGCTGGGCGTGCCGCTAAATTCGCAGAGCGGTACGATTGGCGCGCTGATCGTCAAGAGTGCGCCGGACAACGTGCGCTACACCGAGCAGGACAAGGAACTGCTGCAATACGTCTGCGCACAGATCACCGTCGCCATCGAGCGCAAGCAGTTGCACGCCCGATTGCAGCACATGGCTCAGTACGATCAATTGACCCAGGTGCCCAACCGCGAATTACTCCGTGAACGGTTCAAGTGTGCATTGGCGACCGCTCGCGCGGCGTCCGGGCGCATGGCCTTGCTGTACATCGACCTGGACCGTTTCAAGCAGATCAACGACACCTATGGCCACGGGGTTGGCGACATGCTGTTACAAGCGGTGGCCAATCGTCTCAAGGGCTGTATCCGCGACACCGACACCGTGGCACGTATTGGTGGGGACGAGTTCGTGGTGCTGCTGCACAGCATCCAGGCCTTGGCGGATGCCCAACGCGTGCAGGAAAAAATCCGCCATGCATTGGCCCAGCCACTGCGCCTGGACGGGCACTGCCTAAGCATCGAACCGAGCATCGGCGTGGCCTGTTTCCCTGACCATGGCACTGAAGATGTTGCCCTGTTCCGCCACGCCGACGAGGCGATGTATGCCGCCAAACGCCAGAATCACAGGGCGTTCGGCATCTGA
- a CDS encoding CopG family ribbon-helix-helix protein → MSIMSLRLPDDVAETLAVLAKATGRSKSFLAVDALREYLAREAWQIKEIQEALHEADAGDFASPEDVSTIAEKWMNNAG, encoded by the coding sequence ATGTCCATCATGTCATTGCGCTTGCCCGATGACGTCGCCGAAACCCTGGCGGTATTGGCCAAGGCTACCGGGCGCAGCAAATCATTCCTGGCCGTCGATGCGCTACGCGAATACCTAGCCCGTGAAGCCTGGCAGATCAAGGAAATCCAAGAAGCCTTGCATGAGGCAGATGCAGGTGACTTCGCGAGTCCCGAGGATGTCAGCACGATTGCCGAAAAATGGATGAACAATGCAGGTTGA
- a CDS encoding type II toxin-antitoxin system RelE/ParE family toxin, with translation MQVEWLRTALKNLDDEAAYIALDNPKAAAHFVKAILMSVEQLAQFPASGREGRLAGTREWVVPDRPYLIPYRVRHGRVQILRLFHTRRLPPNAW, from the coding sequence ATGCAGGTTGAGTGGCTGCGTACTGCCCTCAAGAATCTGGACGACGAAGCCGCTTATATTGCGCTGGACAATCCAAAAGCAGCAGCGCACTTCGTCAAGGCAATTCTCATGAGCGTCGAGCAACTTGCTCAATTCCCTGCGTCCGGTCGTGAAGGCCGCCTGGCTGGCACCCGTGAATGGGTTGTCCCCGACCGCCCATACCTGATTCCCTATCGCGTTCGCCACGGACGTGTGCAAATCCTGCGACTGTTCCATACGCGACGATTGCCGCCCAACGCCTGGTAG
- the fos gene encoding fosfomycin resistance glutathione transferase, with amino-acid sequence MLSGLNHLTLAVTDLDRSVGFYGELLQLRLEAKWDRGAYLSLPGLWLCLAFDPLRRPQPAADYTHYAFSITAEDFPALVARLNAAQVSSWRDNRSEGDSFYFLDPDGHKLEVHVGDLASRLKACRQAPYAGMAFFTE; translated from the coding sequence ATGCTCTCAGGCCTCAATCATCTGACCCTTGCCGTCACCGACCTGGATCGCAGCGTGGGTTTTTATGGCGAGCTATTACAGTTGCGTCTCGAAGCCAAGTGGGACCGCGGGGCCTATTTGTCGCTGCCGGGTTTGTGGTTGTGCCTGGCTTTCGACCCATTGCGCCGGCCCCAGCCGGCGGCGGACTACACCCATTACGCTTTCAGCATCACTGCCGAGGATTTCCCGGCACTGGTGGCGCGGCTGAACGCGGCCCAGGTGTCATCGTGGCGCGACAACCGCAGCGAGGGTGATTCGTTCTACTTTCTCGACCCGGACGGGCACAAGCTTGAAGTACATGTGGGCGACCTGGCGTCGCGGTTGAAGGCTTGTCGGCAGGCACCGTATGCCGGTATGGCGTTTTTTACGGAGTGA
- a CDS encoding aminotransferase class I/II-fold pyridoxal phosphate-dependent enzyme produces the protein MNQTAQAPHHFTHYRKVISLADQNWQGTEAGKVSGLNVEVKTPNVLVDQYGRTFHHFCTTSYLGLDYHPALLDGAMTALWETGTLRVANSRNRCKLAILDQYETQLSELFGASCLSALSCSAASAGILPLLASGAFTNHCSPVMVFDKHAHYSMNHSKAACADETQVVTCPHNDMDFIEDLCKRQRCVAYVADSAYSMGGLADLDSLMYLKQRYGLFLYLDDSHALSAVGESGAGLVRSRVPAVDERTLIVASLAKSFGASGGMVMFGSERHKALVQRYGGPSNWSQSLNAAAIGAGMASIRLHRSREFSALQERLQANIRFFDSLVRTEQRGNPMAIRMVPCGEAALANSLAVELAELGYFTSAVFFPVVPQGKAAIRITLRADMEPNVIRSFCEKITELLLTHGRDIRP, from the coding sequence ATGAACCAGACCGCTCAAGCACCCCATCACTTCACCCACTACCGCAAGGTGATTTCCCTGGCAGACCAGAACTGGCAGGGCACCGAAGCCGGAAAGGTCTCAGGGCTGAATGTCGAGGTCAAGACACCCAATGTGCTGGTCGACCAATACGGTCGTACCTTTCATCATTTCTGTACCACGTCCTACCTGGGCCTGGACTATCACCCCGCATTGCTGGACGGCGCCATGACGGCCCTGTGGGAAACCGGGACCCTGCGGGTCGCCAACTCAAGGAATCGCTGCAAACTGGCGATCCTGGACCAGTACGAAACCCAATTGTCGGAGCTGTTTGGCGCCAGTTGCCTCAGTGCCCTGTCGTGCAGTGCGGCAAGCGCCGGAATCCTGCCGCTGCTGGCCAGCGGTGCATTCACCAACCATTGTTCGCCGGTCATGGTGTTTGACAAACACGCCCATTACTCGATGAACCACAGCAAGGCCGCCTGTGCCGATGAAACCCAGGTCGTCACGTGCCCGCACAACGACATGGACTTCATCGAAGACCTGTGCAAACGCCAGCGCTGCGTGGCGTACGTGGCCGACAGCGCCTACAGCATGGGCGGATTGGCGGACCTGGACAGCCTGATGTATCTCAAGCAACGCTATGGCCTGTTTCTTTATCTGGATGACTCCCACGCGCTGTCTGCGGTCGGGGAGTCCGGCGCAGGCCTGGTCCGTTCGCGCGTCCCGGCCGTGGATGAACGCACCCTGATCGTTGCGTCCTTGGCCAAGTCATTCGGGGCCAGTGGCGGGATGGTCATGTTTGGTAGCGAGCGGCACAAAGCGCTGGTGCAGCGTTACGGTGGGCCGAGCAATTGGTCCCAGAGCCTGAACGCAGCGGCCATCGGCGCCGGTATGGCGTCGATACGCCTGCACCGCAGTCGAGAATTCAGCGCCCTGCAGGAGCGTTTGCAAGCTAATATCCGCTTCTTCGACAGCCTCGTGCGCACTGAACAGCGCGGCAATCCCATGGCAATCCGCATGGTGCCCTGCGGTGAAGCGGCCCTGGCCAACAGCCTGGCCGTCGAACTGGCCGAACTGGGGTATTTCACTTCAGCGGTCTTTTTTCCCGTGGTGCCGCAAGGCAAAGCCGCCATTCGCATCACCCTGCGCGCCGACATGGAGCCGAACGTGATTCGCTCGTTTTGCGAAAAGATCACCGAACTGCTGCTGACCCACGGGCGTGACATCCGCCCTTGA
- a CDS encoding MFS transporter, with the protein MKNRTTLIVTCTTVFLAQLGMSIYLPALPDIARDLGADASRVSWGLSVYLIGMALPMLLWGSLSQRLGRKPVLLAALGLYGLGNLALPLGTTVEAFLTLRLIQGIGASGISVMARVLIRDSFSGDLLAKALSWISIAFVIALGIGQYLGSLIQAVFGWEAIFQGLGAVSLAMAAAVSRARFPVLVQTGNGQSAWGIYGHILRQRAFLLPALAGGLGYGVIVAFNTAAPLILQESFHWSPIEYGLLGWPVSAAYLLGALVVNAFVLRTGQRRMMGWGIALVLGGSMSMLAGSLTLSSVALLFWLPYCFAVFGQSLIYPISLSLANEGSPVAGAYAMALSGFLHQLMASVIGAMASLLLSQQAWPLAALCALLGAAAMLCVKFVPPRVA; encoded by the coding sequence ATGAAGAACCGTACAACCCTGATCGTCACTTGCACTACCGTTTTCCTGGCCCAACTGGGCATGAGCATCTACTTGCCGGCCCTGCCCGATATCGCCCGGGACCTGGGCGCCGATGCGTCCCGGGTTTCCTGGGGCTTGTCGGTGTACCTGATCGGCATGGCGCTGCCCATGTTGCTGTGGGGCAGCCTGAGCCAACGGCTGGGGCGCAAGCCGGTCTTGCTGGCGGCCTTGGGGTTGTACGGCTTGGGCAACCTGGCCCTGCCGCTGGGCACAACCGTGGAGGCGTTCCTGACGCTCAGGTTGATCCAGGGCATCGGTGCCAGCGGTATCTCGGTGATGGCGCGGGTACTGATTCGGGACAGTTTCAGCGGCGACCTGTTGGCCAAGGCACTGTCATGGATATCGATCGCCTTTGTGATTGCCCTCGGTATCGGCCAGTACCTGGGCTCGCTGATCCAGGCCGTTTTCGGCTGGGAGGCGATTTTCCAAGGCTTGGGCGCCGTCAGCCTGGCCATGGCAGCGGCGGTGTCCCGGGCCAGGTTCCCGGTGCTGGTGCAAACCGGCAACGGGCAATCGGCGTGGGGCATCTACGGGCACATCCTGCGACAACGCGCGTTCCTGCTGCCGGCCTTGGCCGGTGGGCTGGGTTACGGCGTGATCGTCGCCTTCAACACCGCCGCGCCACTGATCCTGCAGGAAAGCTTCCACTGGTCACCCATTGAATACGGCCTGCTGGGCTGGCCGGTCAGTGCGGCGTACTTGCTTGGGGCGTTGGTGGTGAATGCTTTTGTACTGCGTACCGGTCAACGGCGAATGATGGGCTGGGGCATTGCCCTGGTGCTGGGCGGGAGCATGAGCATGCTGGCAGGCAGCCTCACCTTGAGCAGTGTCGCGCTGCTCTTCTGGCTGCCGTATTGCTTCGCGGTGTTTGGCCAGTCGTTGATCTACCCCATCAGCCTGTCCCTGGCCAACGAAGGCTCACCGGTAGCCGGCGCTTACGCCATGGCGTTGAGTGGGTTCCTGCACCAATTGATGGCCTCGGTGATCGGTGCCATGGCCAGCCTGTTGTTGAGCCAACAGGCCTGGCCGCTGGCGGCGTTATGCGCACTGTTGGGGGCGGCGGCGATGCTCTGTGTGAAGTTCGTGCCACCCCGGGTCGCTTAG